A stretch of the Malus sylvestris chromosome 10, drMalSylv7.2, whole genome shotgun sequence genome encodes the following:
- the LOC126587537 gene encoding protein DOG1-like 4: MVFMVISLQVEQSFYVFFEKWVFQLKQLQQQLLKLSDETRQNEAELRALVSKATNLHKEYYTVKWAAARDDVLAFFCPIWSSPLENAYSWVTGWKPSMLFQLVESLKTTRLVSMSGEHVRKVEQLR, translated from the exons atggtcttcatggtcataag CTTGCAGGTGGAGCAAAGTTTCTATGTGTTTTTCGAGAAGTGGGTTTTTCAGCTCAAGCAGCTCCAGCAGCAACTTCTCAAGTTGTCGGACGAGACGCGACAGAACGAGGCGGAGCTTCGGGCTTTGGTGTCGAAAGCCACCAACCTTCACAAGGAGTATTACACCGTGAAGTGGGCTGCTGCTCGGGATGATGTCCTAGCCTTCTTTTGCCCTATTTGGTCAAGCCCTTTAGAGAATGCGTATTCTTGGGTCACCGGGTGGAAGCCATCAATGTTGTTCCAGCTCGTCGAGTCGCTGAAGACGACGAGGCTGGTTTCCATGTCGGGGGAGCATGTGAGGAAGGTTGAGCAGCTGAGGTAG
- the LOC126587627 gene encoding protein DOG1-like 4, translating into MRYEEDKVDREMERQQVAMADRRMVELARLATRARNGEATVELAGLVSVAMKVMLNGFEGVMKAADCVRLKTLKGLLDLLSPLQSVKFLAATFMVQIKLREWGRRNVTKINCCP; encoded by the coding sequence ATGAGGTACGAGGAAGATAAGGTGGATAGGGAAATGGAGAGGCAGCAGGTGGCGATGGCGGACAGGAGGATGGTGGAATTAGCCCGACTGGCGACCCGAGCGAGGAACGGGGAAGCGACGGTGGAGCTGGCAGGGCTGGTGAGTGTGGCGATGAAGGTGATGCTGAATGGGTTTGAGGGGGTGATGAAGGCGGCGGATTGTGTGAGGCTCAAGACATTGAAGGGGTTGTTGGATTTGCTGAGTCCATTGCAGAGTGTGAAGTTCTTGGCTGCTACTTTCATGGTGCAGATTAAGTTGAGGGAATGGGGAAGAAGAAATGTGACCAAAATCAACTGTTGTCCTTGA
- the LOC126587618 gene encoding G-type lectin S-receptor-like serine/threonine-protein kinase At1g34300, protein MALQTHIRFSLLLLIASLLSAAVSAATTISPGSSLSAANLNTTWSSPSDTFSLGFIPSDPPTSPPSYIAAISYSGGVPVWSAGAGKAVDSGGTLQFLQSGTLRLVNGSGATLWDSNTASLGVSSAEITDSGNLVLRNGTVTVWSSFDNPTDSIVPGQNLTVGKVLRSGLYSFKLVKNGNLTLLWNDSIVYWNQGLNSSVNRNLSSPTLGLQSIGILSITDPKLSTAAIVAYSNDYAEAGDILRFLKLGSDGNLRIYSSTRGSGAITERWAAVTNQCEVFGYCGDMGVCSYNDSNPVCGCMSLNFELIDPKDSRKGCKRKMKTEDCPQNLTMLDLVHTRFLTYPPETETQIFFVGISACRSNCLVNSVCDASTSLSDGTGLCYYKTPGFLSGYHSPAMSSSSYIKVCGPVIPNPSSSMGTGDKKKDWKLRAWIVVVVVIATLFALMALEGGLWWWFCRNSPAFGGLSAQYALLEYASGAPVQFSYKELQRSTKGFKEKLGAGGFGAVYKGILANRTVVAVKQLEGIEQGEKQFRMEVATISSTHHLNLVRLIGFCSEGRHRLLVYEFMKNGSLDSFLFATQEQSGKLLNWESRFNVALGTARGITYLHEECRDCIVHCDIKPENILLDENYNAKVSDFGLAKLVSAKDHRYRTLTSVRGTRGYLAPEWLANLPITSKSDVYSYGMVLLEIVSGRRNFEVSEETNRKKFSLWAFEEFEKGNIKGIVDKRLVDQDVDMDQVKRAIQVTFWCIQEQPSHRPMMGKVLQMLEGITDIETPPGPRAAIEGSAGGTSMNVSTDITTLSATAASAPAPSSFSSVHVSGVSPLTSGRNTEKATASLIQSDPN, encoded by the coding sequence ATGGCGCTCCAAACCCACATCCGATTTTCACTCCTTCTCTTGATCGCCTCTCTCCTCTCCGCCGCCGTTTCCGCCGCCACCACAATCTCACCAGGCTCCTCTCTCTCCGCCGCTAACCTAAACACCACCTGGTCCTCGCCAAGCGACACCTTCTCCCTCGGCTTCATCCCCTCCGACCCCCCCACTTCACCCCCTTCTTACATCGCCGCCATCTCCTACTCCGGTGGCGTCCCCGTCTGGTCCGCCGGTGCAGGCAAAGCAGTGGACTCCGGTGGAACCCTCCAGTTCCTCCAATCCGGCACCCTCCGCCTCGTCAACGGCTCCGGCGCCACTCTCTGGGACTCCAACACCGCCAGCCTCGGCGTCTCGTCGGCAGAGATTACCGATTCGGGCAACTTGGTCCTCCGAAACGGTACCGTTACCGTCTGGTCCAGCTTCGACAACCCCACCGATTCGATCGTCCCCGGGCAGAACCTCACTGTGGGTAAGGTTTTGCGATCTGGGTTGTACTCGTTTAAGCTTGTAAAAAATGGGAATCTTACACTTTTGTGGAATGATAGTATTGTGTATTGGAATCAGGGATTGAATTCTTCTGTTAATAGGAATTTGAGTTCGCCTACTCTAGGATTGCAGTCAATTGGTATTCTGTCAATTACTGATCCAAAATTGTCCACTGCTGCTATTGTTGCTTATAGTAACGATTATGCCGAAGCCGGTGATATTTTGCGGTTTCTGAAGTTAGGGAGTGATGGGAATTTGAGGATTTATAGCTCTACTAGAGGTAGTGGGGCTATAACTGAGAGATGGGCAGCTGTTACTAATCAGTGTGAGGTTTTCGGGTATTGTGGGGACATGGGAGTTTGTAGTTATAACGATTCTAATCCGGTATGCGGATGTATGTCTCTTAATTTTGAGCTTATTGATCCCAAGGATAGCAGGAAAGGGTGTAAGAGGAAGATGAAGACTGAGGATTGTCCTCAGAATCTGACTATGTTGGACTTGGTACATACTCGGTTCTTGACGTACCCTCCTGAGACGGAGACGCAGATTTTCTTTGTGGGGATATCGGCCTGCAGGTCGAATTGTCTTGTAAATAGTGTATGTGATGCTTCTACGTCTTTGTCTGATGGCACAGGGCTATGTTACTACAAGACACCAGGTTTTCTTAGTGGTTATCACAGTCCAGCTATGTCCAGTAGTTCATATATCAAGGTATGTGGACCAGTGATCCCAAATCCGTCATCTTCAATGGGGACTGGTGACAAGAAAAAGGATTGGAAATTGCGTGCTTGGATAGTGGTTGTTGTGGTTATTGCCACCCTCTTTGCTTTGATGGCATTGGAAGGTGGTTTGTGGTGGTGGTTTTGCAGAAACAGTCCCGCCTTTGGTGGATTGTCTGCTCAATATGCGCTTCTTGAGTATGCTTCTGGTGCACCGGTTCAGTTCTCGTATAAGGAGCTCCAGCGCTCAACTAAGGGATTCAAGGAGAAGCTTGGGGCAGGAGGATTTGGAGCTGTTTATAAAGGCATTCTTGCTAATCGAACTGTTGTTGCAGTTAAGCAACTTGAGGGGATCGAGCAAGGGGAGAAACAGTTCAGGATGGAGGTTGCAACAATTAGTAGCACCCACCATTTGAATCTGGTGAGGCTGATTGGTTTTTGCTCAGAGGGGCGCCATAGGCTTCTGGTATATGAGTTCATGAAAAATGGGTCCCTCGATAGTTTCCTTTTTGCAACACAAGAGCAATCAGGAAAGTTGTTAAATTGGGAGTCTCGGTTCAACGTTGCCCTTGGCACTGCAAGGGGGATCACATACCTTCATGAGGAGTGCCGAGACTGCATTGTGCATTGTGATATAAAACCAGAGAACATTCTGTTAGATGAGAATTACAATGCCAAAGTGTCAGATTTTGGCCTCGCAAAGCTAGTTAGTGCAAAGGACCACAGGTATCGAACCTTGACGAGTGTTAGAGGTACTAGAGGGTACTTGGCACCAGAATGGCTAGCAAATCTTCCAATAACTTCCAAATCTGATGTTTACAGTTATGGTATGGTTTTGCTAGAGATTGTAAGTGGGAGAAGGAATTTTGAAGTTTCTGAGGAGACAAATAGGAAAAAGTTCTCCTTATGGGCTTTTGAGGAATTTGAGAAGGGTAACATCAAGGGAATTGTCGATAAAAGGTTAGTCGACCAAGATGTTGATATGGATCAAGTGAAGAGAGCGATTCAGGTAACCTTCTGGTGCATACAGGAACAACCATCTCACAGGCCGATGATGGGAAAGGTTTTGCAGATGCTGGAAGGAATTACAGATATTGAAACCCCGCCAGGCCCAAGGGCTGCCATCGAAGGGTCTGCCGGTGGAACCAGCATGAATGTGAGCACTGATATCACCACTCTATCCGCTACTGCTGCCTCAGCCCCAGCTCCCTCCTCATTTTCATCAGTGCATGTTTCAGGAGTATCACCGCTAACATCAGGGAGGAATACGGAGAAGGCAACTGCGTCCCTTATACAGTCAGACCCAAATTGA